GACGAGGTGGGAAAAGATATTCACCTCCCTCTCTGCTCCTATGACTAGCAGCGACCTTGGAATCTGCCTGGCTCAGCAAACTCGACGTCATCTCCGGGTTTCTATCACGCACTTGCTGCCACGGAGCGTTTGCCCCTCGGCTGTCTCTATCCCAGAGCCAGGTCATACTGTCTCAATTCTTTTCTCGATTTTCTTCTCTTGGTAGAGGCGGCAGAGCTGTGTCAAACTCGGCCTGACGGCCGCCTTCTTGTTCCATCTCGTTCATGCCTTTCGAAGTACGCACCCTTCCAAAGCGGCTAGCGCTATTTGCCGCATCTCCCAGGAGAaggcttcttcttgttgttgaggGCTAGCCTCCACTTCCGACTGCCAAGTATGGACATTATTGTCAGTTTCGAGGCCAGAACGGCCTCTATAGTTCCCATGAGCCTGGGCACGGAACCCTTTGACGAAGGTTGTGGGAAGACATTGACCGGTAACAGAGACAGTCTCATTTCGCTTGTCATGCTTGGGTGCACTGCGTCCGTGGGGGCTTCTTCGGTCGTCGTGGCGCCGCTGCTCTTGGTCACGCTTGTCTTGGCTACGTCCCGCATTTTTCAGCGGCTCCTCCAGTTCCGATTCCGACTGTGCGTTGTGCAACTTCTGTCGTTGCCCGGGCTTAGAGTGTCTCTGCCGCCGAGTCTCGGGGTGTCTATTTACCTCGTGGACGTTACCCGCTACCTCATGGCGTCTCTCATCTCGTGCGAAGGCTGGCCCAGCCCCCTGGGATTGTGCTGTTCCCGGACTTCGGCAAACCTCAACAATTTCTACTTCGACTTCAAGATGTTCGTCCGTAACGATGGAGACACTTGGTCGAACATGACACTTGACCAGATAAAGTTCGGGAACCAATTCGTCGCAATTCCGAGAATCAAATAGTCCGTTCTTTGTTCTTTCTCGTATAACCTGATTTTTGCAAAGCCGAGTCGTATAATTGGCTCGCAAGCGAACAGAGACATCTCGAGCTGACAGGACAGAACCTCGAGATCCGGGAATGTTGGTAACTCGTTGTCCAGCGCCGGAGTGCGTTCTTTTCGTGTCTCCTTCGCCGACATTCAACTTCAAGTCCGCAACCTCTCGCTCGACCAGTTGACGGAAGTCAAGGCTGGCAGTCTCGATAAGGGACAAGAGGCTCTTGATTTTCTCGCTGAGGGGTCTTGTTGGTTCGGCTCTGCCTCTTTCCAGCTGACAGTCTTCGGTGCCAAGATCCCTGTTGCTGTCCAGTCCCTGACGAACGGCATGTCGAATACAATCGTGACGTGTGTCCCTTTCCGATTCGCTTTGCCGCCGAGTGTGGATGTGTGATTTGGGGGCCACGATTTCCCCGTCGAAACAGAAAAACCTAGAGAAGCTTGGGGCAGACCTGGGAGCAAACCAAAGATCGGTGTGGCCACGCCTTGGGAAATAGCCGAAGAAGTAGTGTGTGGATGCCGATACCCCTTCTCGTAAGGATTGGCGGATCCTTAAGTTGCCATCCAACGTCCAGTACAAGACGTATCTGGCATTCTCCTTGATGTACGCGTCTGTATATGAgcccgtcctcctccaccaaATGGGGACAGGAACCATGTCACTTCGCTGCGCAGGACCTTTCGAGCCCTTTTCCCAGCATCTTCCCCAGTCATCTGCCCAAAGGGTGATGCTTTCGTGGCGATCGAAAACTGCCCATTGCGCACCATTGGGTTGGTCACGGGTGGTTGCGAAACGCCGACGGCCGTGTGCATTTCGATTTGGCAAGTGAGCTCGCACATTGTCGTATGTAACCGGGTCTAGAATACGAGTATCAAGTGTGTCGAGTGGTAAGGGAGGCTCGCTTGCTGTCTGAATAGATCCATGCAAGCGATGATTCTGGTGGCTGCTCACATTGTCACAAGCAGGGTGTCGTTGCTTTCTTTCAGTTTCATTTGGCTGCTCCCTGTGGTCCATTTCTTCTTGTGTGGTCATATAGTCTGACCGCGAGTATCGTCGAAACCGAAGTTCTCGTGGCAAGTGTACGTCATATCTGGCATGGCTTGGTGCATAGTGCCAAGAGGTCGCCAAAATATTCGATGCCTTGTATGTAATTACTTTCTTCCAAAGGTAGGCTCATATTTTATGTATCCGAATGGGTGCCTTGGTACGACGAAATGATTCTGAGATGTCGGGGCGAAGAGTGTGAAACAATCGACGAAAGAATAGAAGCGATCTGGTCTACGGTTAATATGAGAAGATGCTAGACCCGGAGGCCTTGTCTAAGTTGAGCGCCATtcgggagggaggggccaaGATATTGTATTTTTGCCGGTCTAGAAATGCCGGATTGACGGTGTTGAGCCGAAGGCTTTCAACCTTTTTTGGACGTCCTTGTTAGAAATGAACCAGACTTTCAAACAGTGAATAAGAAACCATGTTGATTTGTGAGAATGAAAATGCATGCCCAGTTGTAGTGAAGTGTCAAATATGGCGTTGGAGGTTTGGCGAGGGACAGTGTAATAGCCCTTCAAGACTTGTAGATATCGTGATGTTTCCGACTTGCGCAAGGTGAGCATCGAAGAGAATATGATTTACTAGGGCTAGATAGAACAGGTGACATTGTTTAATGGATCACAGGGGGCCCCAGAAGGTTCGAGTTGAAACACTATGATGTTTTGTTCTGGGTCGATGTCTGTCCCTACTGTTCTGAGCAACAAAGACCTGATATGTCTTGCTGAAGGATTAACCTGAAGTGCCTAAACGTAACGTCCGCCCATACTAAAAACTGTTGTCAAAGATGAAAGCACAAAGAGCAATGTGAGGTACATTGACGGTGTATAATGGCATTGATGAACAGTTAAGATGTCTACCATATTCCAGTTTTGTTTGTTTCCCTTACGCCACGAGGAATGCCGAGACTGGACAGGAGTTATATAGAACCATCTTGAACGATGCTGACATGGACGCCTTCCCACACACATCAGAGCACACCTACTTTGCATCATAAATATACACATCTCGACTGACCGGAACGTTTAGCTATACAAAAGAAACCCATTCGACGTCAAAACAACAGCAGCATTGAGCACCCGTAGCCATGTGCTTGACCAACGTGACATACTCATGCCACCACAAGGAGAAGCACATCCTGAAGTGTCGCAAGCTCTGGTCCGCAAGGACAGCCTGGTGTTGCTACCCCGCCTTCCTGCTAGTCTTCGGCTGGCCGACAGAAGAGCCTTGCAACGGCTTCCTGGCGGAGAAAGCAATCATCTCTCCCAAGCCATGCCCAGAGTGTACCGAAGCAGAGCAGTTTGGCCCCCAGACTAAGGGCATTATACCGAGCAAGTACCGCCACAAGCTCACGCCCGAGGCGCTCAACTCCTCAAGGAAGCGCATGAtggagcaggaggagaaggagaaggatgagGTTGTCAAGGACCGGTGGTACTCGCGAGTTGAGAACTTTCAGGAGACGCTGAGGAAGCGGGAGCAAGAGGAGCGGCTGGAACGAGAGGCCGCTCCCTATGCCAacgccaacaccaacaaaCACCTACCCGATATGCCTTTGTTCGTGCATGTCCCGCTCAGCAACCGCTGGGGCAATCCGAGCTATCACTACCCGCGGCACGTCGCGGAAGCATATGATGCCCCTTCCCCTACCCATTCCCCGTCGAAGGAGTATATTCCCTCGAACCAGTAtgagcaacagcaacagcaacggccACAGCGGACCCCGTATCCACAAAAGCAGCCGGTCGAAAACATAGACGCCGTCTCAAGAGACCAGGATCAAACGACTACCAACTCAGAGCCAAACCACTCGGGTCATCAGCGGCACGGAAGAGAACATGGTGCCACCCCGGTCGACAACAACAGGTATGCAAAGCATACTTCGAGCCCAGCGGACAATGTGGATCGACACCTGTACGCATCATCCCAACATGCGGGCCTGAATCCCAACGGCCACCGCAGTTTCGAAGGAGAGCGGGCGTCTAGAGATCAAGGACCACGCAGCACCGAGACCCAACACCAGCAGACGCAGAATTCGCTCTACCGCCAGACCAGGCACACCGAGCCCAAAAGTCTCAACAACCCCAACCCCAatgcggcgccggcgccgctcaTCGCGGAGCGACGGGGGCACAAGAAGCCGCAAGCCTTGACCGGAGAGCGTTCGAGGCCCAGAgggccccgccgccgaggcaCCGAGCCTACGCCTCCGGCGAAGACACCAAAGTCGGGCTCACTGAAGGGATTCTTCTTCCAGGGGCTCTGGAGCAGCTCGCACTGTAGCGAAGATACTCGTCGGGGCAGAGACGACAGCCACAATGTTCCTTCGGACGTCCACTCGGACAACAGCTCCTTCGTGTGTCGCGGGTCCCGCGACGTGGAGAAAGGAGGAAAATAATGACTCCTTCACGACCCGTATCTCAAAGAGCGGACGGAGGTGATGGCGAAACTAGAGGTTTTGGTGAGCGAATGCCTCGTCTTTGTTGACCTATGTACTTGTTTCGTGCGTTCCTCTTCCCCACATTTGACATAGACAAACAAagccttctttcccttccagAAATTGAAAAAAAAGggcttgaagaagaaggaaagaaaaacccCAGCCGATGACCGAAAGAAGGCCACTCGCAAGGAGTCCAATGGTAATAACTCTATGGCAGGTATTGCAACTGACCAAGGTAACAGATCCAACGACTGACAATCTGTATACGCGTAAGCTCAAATTGGTATCTGATGAAAGTACTCCGCCTGTGAAGTGATGGCGCCTGCCCGAATGTTTCCATGCCGTGGGGGCCACAATCCCGCCTAATGTTTGTCTCTTTTCTCTGCTGAACCGCTGCGTCTCTTGAGGATTTCATCACCTCTCTCCTATATTGCTGACCTGATGATAGTGCCATAGGCAAGCGGAGCAGTTAACGCGGGGCTGGCGTGCACAGTGTGGTCTCGAGAGTATGCGTGATTCATTCCACACAATACCGGATAAATAAATGTTTGTCGATGGATAGGCCACGTTTGTGTTTATTGTGCTTTACCGTTTTTGGCGTCACCATTCGCCTTGGAGGCCCTGAACTTGGCGATTTCcttcttgacggccttgtcgacaCGGCCCTTGAGCTCCTGTCGGTAGCCGAGCTTGAAGAGAAACTCGAGCCAGACGAAAAGAGGCGCGAGGAATACAGCCTGGACCAGGTTGTCCAGCAGAGCCGGCGCACGTCCCTCGAAGGCGCCATGTCCGATGAACTGGAAAATCCAGCAGGCGATGTGAACACCGATGGCGGCCTGATTCGTCAAGGCAGGGTTCTGGAGCCTGAAGGAGTTGCCAGCAGCGGTGGCGGCCAGGCAGATGACGGCCAGCAGAGTGCCGGCAACAGGCTCGAGGAGAACATACAGACCACCCCAAGTCAAAGCGGCCAAGGTTCCCAGGTTGAGTTCTAGGTTAGGGACAGTGAGCCAGCTAGGAAGCGGGATGAGAGTTCCTGTGTTGGTGGCCTGGGGAAGTCTGCATGAGCTCACGACGGTCAAGATAATTTTTCATCTCTCATTGGCTGCTTACTAGACAAAATCCCGAAAAGAGGATGAGGGGCACACAGGCCATGTGAATGCCAATGTTGACAGTGTTGTGGTGGTAAGCCCCATACTGCGAGGTCATTCATTAGCAACTGCAGTGAGGACACATCGCACAAGATCAAAGCTGAGGGTCACTCACAAAGGTCAAATGCTTTTCCAAGTCGAGGGACATGATGGCGGTGGACGGAGTGACGGCACGGATGGTGTTGAGACCTAAGCCAAGGCGAGGCAGCTGACTGGGAACCGAGGTTTGTTGCAGGACACACCGAAACGAGGCTGCAGGGTCGAGGCTCAGCCGCAGGCGGATCGACAGGAGTTGGCGCGAAAGCGGACTCGCAGGACGGGTTGAGTGCGGTGTGCCTTGAGCGGCAGTGTCGATCTTtcgagaagaggagggtgCTTAGATTGACTGCTGGCGAcaaggagagagggagagagaaagagagatcAGGTCAGATAACTGGTGAACTCAGGCCGTGGAGGGTGATGGAAAATGGAGGAATGCCGTCGTGTTCCGGACAGGGTTGCAATGGTGTTCATATGTGGTGTCCCACCAGAGCACGCCGCCCGTACCTTCGAAGTGGAAGCGCCCGTGGGGCCGCTGGGGAGCGCATTTTTGCGCTTCGGTTCGGAGGTTCTTGGGGAGTTTGCTGGTCTCCCAGCGGGCGGCACCGCAGCAGGCCACAAGGGCGGACGAGGGGGGGCTTGTGACTGGAAATTTTGGGGGGTTGAGTCCACTAAAAGTCACTAAAGGTGCATGCACCCAATGTACGACGCCCCTTCGCCCAATCTCATGTCGTGGATATGTCGTGTGAGCGTGTCGGCAGCTGGGGAGgcttttctttccctctcttAACCTTAGGTCCCTACCTGATTTTGGTGGCCCAAAGAGTGCGAACAAACACTTTGGACAACAAACCCCAGATTTAACCAGTCGCCTAGATGAGAAGAAGCTGTGCCGCAAGAGGCAGAAGTTTGAGTAGCGATTCCCACAGTTGCAAATGGTGCCATCCGTCACCACATTCCTGCGACATACGATGGGGATGTACACTACCGTTCCGTCCTCTCTTCGTTGTCCACTCGGGATACAGATACTTGTTTTGGACATGTGAGTCCAAACTTCAGTTTTTCTTTCCCGAACATCGCGCTTACCCAGGTCTCGGAGCCATGAGCCACAGGGGCGCTCTGCGCTAGCGCCGAACTCTAGCGCAGGCGCGGCGAGTGTGGCAGCTGCAGGTGTGGCTTGTCAACCCAACGATTGCTTACCCACCAACCTTCTTGCCCGGGGGGGATGTGGCTGCTTGCAAGGCAAAAAAATTCAGGAGCCACTTCTTCGCGGCAGCAAGGCCATCTCagcctcgtcggcttcatctCGCACAACCTCTCCGTTCACTACCCGTCGAGTCACCACGCTGGCGGCGCAATTCCGATAGCGCACTACAGAGGCACCACCCGACACACGATCGAGTCCTCGCGCTTCTATTTCCTTCGGTCTTTCTGTGTTTTCCCCCCTCATCCGACCGACCTGCCGAGCTACTCCCCGCAGCTTCTCACTTGCTCGCCGCTCCCGGCCCTGCCCAGCGATCCAGCTTCGGAAGCCGTGCTTCGGTTGCGTTCACTCGTCGAATCAAGCGCGTCACCCGATTTCCCAAGCGAGTGTCGCTTCTATACGAGCCCGAGAACTAGTCGCACTTTAATACAGACGCATTGTTGTCGCGCGTCGTCAACACTTCGCAGGAGTCGGATCTGGGCAGCAGCGTCAACGATCACCcgcctctctccctcggGCACGCTCGCGCTGCGACAACCACCAACATGTTTTTTCTCTACAACATGGAGCGCAGGGTCACCTTGCATCCCTCCTACTTTGGTCGGAACATGCACGAGCTGGTGACGAGCAAGCTGTTGAAGGACGTGGAGGGCACCTGCGCGGGAAGCTACTACATCATTTCCATCATGGATACCTTCGATATCTCTGAGGGTCGCATTCTTCCTGGAAGCGGTTTGGCCGAGTTTACCGTCGGCTACCGAGCCGTTGTGTGGCGGCCTttcaagggcgagacggtaATTGCTACAAATCTGCCTGGCTTTGTCGGGGAAGCGACTTCTGACATGAACCCAGGTTGATGCTGTGGTCTACTCAGTCAACCATCAGGGATTTTTTGCCCAGGCGGGACCTCTGCGGTTATTCGTGTCGGCTCATGTAGGTTCTCGCTTCCGCGCTGGCCAGGCAGTACTCTATCGTCGATAACTAACCCACGACTGCCCTTACCAGCTGATCCCGTCTGAGATCAAGTGGGATCCCAACGCGACGCCACCACAGTTTACCAATAACGAGGATACCATCATCGAGCCGGGAACACACGTACGCGTTAAGGTGATTGGCACGCGTACGGAAGTCGGCGAGATGTGGGCGATCGGGAGCATCAAGGAAGACTATCTGGGGTATGTCATTCTTTGCAAAGCCATGATTAGGTCTCGCTTACAAAAGTCTCCCTGCGAAGCTGCCTCCAGGATTAAATATCCCACAAGAAGGGGTACACAGGGGTTCTCGAGAACCCGCGTCCCGCGTGCGCTGCGTGGGCTTCGGCCAACGCGAAGGGGCCATGTCCCTCCATCCAGGGAGCTGAACCTTGGCCATCAACCGTGGCCACTTTGGGCATTCCTACTGTCGAGGGTTGGCAATATGCGCATTAACAACGAGTGTTGCTACCGCGCAGAGCAGACTTTTGGACAGGCCCAGACGAAATTTCGAGAGAATCGTTTAGGGTCAGAGACGAACATTCCGTTGGGCTGACAATCTGCGCTCAAGAGCAGACGATAGAGAAAAgtttggagaagaagagggcatATGCGTGCCCAATCAACCGGCgcgttttttttttatgATGGACAAGCATCATATCCGGGCTGCGTCTTGGAAGTTGTACAATACCTTAGGCCACAGCTTCTTAAATTCGAAGAAACTAGAACAGTACCTGTCTATCTGGAGAGCGAGGCCACGACCGCGCACCGAACTGCATCATTCGAGTTCGGCCTTAGGTTAGCCAAGTGTTTAGACGAGGGAACAATGCTTTTTGCTTTGACAGAAGCCTTCTTTAGACTGCAGTGATTGCAACCTGTGAGGTTGAGGTACCTAGGGAGGTAAGGTAGGTGCTCGCCTGCCCCGCCCAGCACACTTCCCCACGTTCTTCTACACGTGTATACCTCTGGTCCCTCATCGCAACAATCTTTaccccgctgccgcccggACGTGTCTCTCTCGTGAGTTGCGGTTTGTGGATAAGTTGAGTTCCCCAATGGGACGTTTTCCCCGGCTGGCCCATGATACCGTCTCCCGGCCCGCTGCGGACCCGCCTACAGCTGGCCTGTCTTTCCCACCACCTAAATGCATGCAAGGGGGTTGGGTTCCTGCCGGCCTTCCTCCCGAGCAGTGTTGAAGCCCCCGCACTAGAAGCCCCTCTAACATAAGGCGTGGTTGACAGCGCTAGTTCGCCGTGGCCCCGATCGCGGGCGGTACTTCAACATGGTCGTACTACCTACATATCCGTACATACATAGGCACACGCCAGATACCCTGAATTTACGTTGCGCAAGGCTGCATCTTTCCATTCACAGACGCTGCAGCGGAGATCAATCAATTCAGTTATCCTAGGAGCACCCCAAACCCCGAAACAAAATGTCGGCAATGCAGGCAGCCAACCGGCTCCGGACGGCCTTCACCAAGGGCGGCCCCAGCTTTGGGCTATGGCAGATGATCCCCGGTGCCAATGTTTCTCGGGTCCTTGCCAAGAGTGCAGGCGTGGACTGGGTCCTGGTTGATTGCGAGCATGGAAACATTGACGGTAGACGCTATTGAGGCCTCTCATCCCTAGCCTGGACGAAAGACGCGATGTGATCTAACTTGAGCCACCAGATGGCGCCATGCATGATGCTGTGCCCGCCATTGCCGCGGCCGGTGTGTCCCCAATCGTGAGGTTGCCGGATATGCAGGGATGGATGGTCAAGCGTATGAAgcccaccccctcccttcctctcaTCAATCGATGGCTCGTATAACAGGCAGGACTTGGCTGACGATGTTCACAGGAGCCTTGGATTGCGGCGCTCACGGGGTAGGGTCGACATATTGAAACCGGAGGCCTcagaaagggaaaaaaaaggagacTTCGCTGACGCATTTGGGAAAATCCAAAAGATCCTCGTCCCCCTTCTCCGAACCGCccaggaggccaaggacctGGTCCAGGCCGCCAAGTTCCCGCCGTGGGGACGCCGGGGTTTCGGCTCGCCGCTGGCCATGGAGCGGTTCAGTCCGGCGCCGAGCATGACCGAGTATCTCCAGCACGCTAACGACAGCCTCCTGACCATGGTCCAGatcgagaccaaggaggcGCTGGAGTCCATCGAAGACAtcgcggcggtcgagggcatcgacgTGCTCTTTATCGGACCCTTTGATCTTGGTCAGAAAACCCCGAACCCACGTTGGCATTCGGTCGACCATCTAACAAGCATGATGTAGGAAACAACATTGGTCACCCCGTGATCAACGGTAtcatcaagaaggagctgAGCGACGCCATTGACCGCATCCTCGAGGCGACGCACAAGGCGGGAAAGAAGGCAGGCATCTTCTGCACGAGCGGCGAGCAATCCAAGTTCTTCGCGGACAAGGGTTTCGACATGATTAGCGTGGCGACGGATTACACGGCATTGCAGTTTACATTGTTGGAGTCGTTGAGCATTGCCAGGGGGGCGGCGAAGCCAGCCAAGGGTGGATCGTACTGAACTGATGCcgggaggaaggggaggatACAAGAGGGCGTGACGCGTAGCGAAGGGGGATTAGGTAGGCTGTGCTGTTTGCCAGGGATGCTTGGTCCGCCCGCCGAACGAATCCTTCGGCTAAGCAATGGTGTGGCCGCTCTGGAGAAAGAGgcaaaaaacaaaaaacacTCTCTAACGCTTCACTTCTTGCACTCGACTTGATCCATCTTGGCCTCGATCTGATCCGGATCGAAGCGATGCATAAgcttgacggccttgcccACTAGCTTGGGGTCCTCCTCAGGAGCCTCGGCTTTGCTGATGTGGATCTGGGGCAAGTTAGAACGTGAAGGGCTGTGAAGTTTGAAGCTGGGTCTCATGGTGTGCTTCGGGCATGTTGGACGCCCATTCCCTGTACCGTGGGCTCTACACAAAACGGAAGATGAGAGGAAGCAAAACGTACCACCGGGACATCAAAGTCATACAGGTCCCTCCAGCTCTTCGCGTCCGGCGCGGTGATGTTGATCTCCGTAAAGGCAAATGGCCTCCTGTCCCAAACGTTGGAGAGCGCCGATTTGGCGCGTACGCACAAGCCGCACCCATCGCGGGCGAAAAGAGTGATCCGGCATGCGTGAGCCTTCTGGAAGAGTCGACGTGTGGGCGTGAACATTGTTTCTGGTTATTGATCTTGAAGATCGTCGTAGACTTGGATGGCGATGATCCGAGGAGTTTCTTGATTGACTCCACGCTTGACGTCTATCCCGTCCACACAcgcacaaacacacacacgcagAGGGTACGGTGCCAAAGCAAGGACGGAGTGCtgggaggggaaagaagCTCGCAGGCTATGAAACAGCTTCGTTCTCGCTCAGCTGGGCAAGgaaggacgacggcgccagAAACGAATGCTGGCGTCCAGGGATCAGGGTCGACAGGGCGTAGCGACGTCTGTGATCGAATTTGAAATTTTGTGAATGTGAGATGATGGGCTTGCCACGATCTGCCAGCCGACGTGAGGGTGTGGGAGGAACGCCCGTTTGTTGCTGTTTCAAACGAGTCCGATTCTGATTTGGGATCACCGTGACAAGAACAGAGTTGCAGTCGTCCAGAGTGATATTGTGATGGCGAAATGGGCCAAAGGTAAAGTGTGGGTGAGATGGTCGTGTGTTTCCGACTGAACTTCCTCCCACCCCGGCCGAGTTACAAGGACAGGCCGGAGAGCGGCTGGCAGTCGGGCACATTTTCGGTCAGTAATTCCCGTGTCCGGCTCAGTGGTGGGGACCATAGTTTAGGAAGGCGGTGAACTTGTCGAATGCAATCACACCCACCGCCATCGGGTTGCTGTGAACGAATCAGAAGGGTGACTTGCTGGAGCTTGTGCCCGTCATGCATAATTTTGAGCCGCTGAATCGCAGTGAAGACCCCTGGGAAATTCTGGAATCCTGGAGAAGATAGCAACCCctccatcgacgacgaccaccgGGGCCCTTTTTGACAATTTACAGTCCCGGAGACCCGCCGCCCTTTCTCATCCACCACCCAAGTCTCAAACGCCAAACGTCGTCGATTACGAATTTTGTCTTTGTCTCGCTTTTTCGTTCACTTTCTATTTCTCAAGGTCATTGCGGAAAAGCTGCACACGGCAACCCCGAAAACGACAACGAAGCTGCGAAAGCTCACCCATCTAACTGACCCCTAGCCAGCCGTCCAACATGGCAGAAAAGTGCGTCCACCAGGGCTGCGGCAAGCTCTACACCGATGCAGAGGAGCCATGCGTCTACCACCCTGGCCCTCCTATCTTCCACGAAGGCCAGAAAGGTACTCACTTGCTCGCAACCTAACCCAGCTACCCACCATTACCAACtttacacacacacacacgcacacacacccagCTTCGTCAGATGCAATGGAGAACGCGTCTCTTCCGTTCTT
The DNA window shown above is from Colletotrichum destructivum chromosome 2, complete sequence and carries:
- a CDS encoding Putative 2-hydroxy-palmitic acid dioxygenase Mpo1; the protein is MSLDLEKHLTFYGAYHHNTVNIGIHMACVPLILFSGFCLATNTGTLIPLPSWLTVPNLELNLGTLAALTWGGLYVLLEPVAGTLLAVICLAATAAGNSFRLQNPALTNQAAIGVHIACWIFQFIGHGAFEGRAPALLDNLVQAVFLAPLFVWLEFLFKLGYRQELKGRVDKAVKKEIAKFRASKANGDAKNGKAQ
- a CDS encoding Putative S1 domain, RNA polymerase Rpb7-like, nucleic acid-binding protein codes for the protein MFFLYNMERRVTLHPSYFGRNMHELVTSKLLKDVEGTCAGSYYIISIMDTFDISEGRILPGSGLAEFTVGYRAVVWRPFKGETVDAVVYSVNHQGFFAQAGPLRLFVSAHLIPSEIKWDPNATPPQFTNNEDTIIEPGTHVRVKVIGTRTEVGEMWAIGSIKEDYLGCLQD
- a CDS encoding Putative hpcH/HpaI aldolase/citrate lyase domain, pyruvate kinase-like domain superfamily, with amino-acid sequence MSAMQAANRLRTAFTKGGPSFGLWQMIPGANVSRVLAKSAGVDWVLVDCEHGNIDDGAMHDAVPAIAAAGVSPIVRLPDMQGWMVKRALDCGAHGILVPLLRTAQEAKDLVQAAKFPPWGRRGFGSPLAMERFSPAPSMTEYLQHANDSLLTMVQIETKEALESIEDIAAVEGIDVLFIGPFDLGNNIGHPVINGIIKKELSDAIDRILEATHKAGKKAGIFCTSGEQSKFFADKGFDMISVATDYTALQFTLLESLSIARGAAKPAKGGSY
- a CDS encoding Putative glutaredoxin, Thioredoxin-like superfamily — protein: MFTPTRRLFQKAHACRITLFARDGCGLCVRAKSALSNVWDRRPFAFTEINITAPDAKSWRDLYDFDVPVIHISKAEAPEEDPKLVGKAVKLMHRFDPDQIEAKMDQVECKK